From the genome of Acidobacteriota bacterium, one region includes:
- a CDS encoding N-6 DNA methylase, giving the protein MANSRDERHRYGQHYTPREVARLLAAFAIRRPGDLVLDPSCGDGRLLEEALGLKNRLAAHGDSPRLAREVFGVERSPSAGRLARRTGACVAVADFFDVEPGARLNRTTSLPLEFDAVIGNPPYIRHEVVGSTDKRRIEACLVRDRVASLEVFWPRWSGRSDIYVYFFAHSIRFLKSRGRLVFLTAGSWLDVGYGAALREFLLANFRVIAVIESGCESFFEDASINTAITVLEREPDPRARDRNAIRFVRFNRALTEILGEDSAHKDGQPNAAVQLASDIERGVTSSTGERYRIRVIGQSELLPATTAATTKAPQLVARAVAQGWGKYLRADDVFFKVIERGSSRLRSLSKMASVRFGVKTGANEFFYVKEDGGRTTDDGQRAKGEGRSAKSKGQGAKGKGQGTKGEGQGARGEGRSAKGEGALLALAEVASVRRGVTTGANEFFYLSRADTPTETRAGGRRSQAKRSTNGLTVVRDSEGKLREIESELLSPVVFSLKEVRGVLLERVASQRMLFNCPLAADKLSGTRALEYIKSGERAGYDQRPTCASRDPWYSVARDMQPAPLIFPSKVGERWVVALNRAGVFEDKKLYGIFPNGGVSELALAALLNSTWARYYAEITCRQMTGAQAIADIDVAVAEQILLPDPRKLPASIKKKLEAAILELSRRPVYSVFEEVQRPDRRRLDMLTLEAIGFCGRSEQGVVDELYQAVSNLVKGRLAKSRAGQRT; this is encoded by the coding sequence ATGGCAAACTCGAGAGATGAGAGGCATCGTTACGGTCAGCACTACACGCCTCGCGAGGTGGCGCGCCTATTAGCGGCCTTCGCAATCCGTCGGCCCGGCGACCTGGTGCTTGACCCGAGTTGCGGAGATGGGAGGTTGCTTGAAGAGGCGCTCGGGCTTAAGAACCGGCTCGCGGCTCATGGTGATTCACCGAGGCTGGCACGAGAGGTCTTCGGAGTGGAGCGGTCGCCGTCCGCGGGAAGGCTCGCTCGTCGAACGGGCGCTTGCGTTGCGGTTGCTGACTTCTTTGATGTTGAACCCGGCGCGAGATTGAACCGGACGACGTCGCTGCCGCTCGAGTTCGACGCCGTCATCGGCAACCCGCCGTATATCCGGCACGAAGTAGTAGGCTCGACGGACAAGCGCCGCATAGAAGCTTGCCTGGTTCGCGATCGAGTGGCTTCGCTGGAGGTGTTCTGGCCGCGTTGGTCCGGCCGCTCGGACATCTACGTCTATTTCTTCGCTCATTCGATTCGATTCCTGAAGAGTCGAGGGCGGCTGGTGTTTCTGACAGCAGGCAGTTGGCTCGATGTAGGATACGGGGCAGCGCTACGCGAGTTTCTGCTTGCTAACTTCCGAGTGATTGCAGTCATTGAATCCGGCTGTGAAAGCTTCTTTGAAGACGCGTCGATAAACACGGCAATCACCGTGCTCGAACGCGAACCCGATCCGCGCGCAAGAGACAGGAACGCAATTCGGTTTGTCCGGTTCAATCGCGCGCTGACAGAGATTCTCGGGGAAGACAGCGCGCATAAGGACGGGCAACCCAATGCCGCGGTGCAGCTTGCGAGCGACATCGAACGAGGCGTGACTTCATCGACCGGCGAGCGGTATCGAATTCGCGTCATCGGTCAGTCGGAGCTGTTGCCTGCTACGACGGCTGCTACGACGAAAGCCCCCCAGCTAGTCGCGCGCGCCGTCGCACAAGGGTGGGGCAAGTACCTGCGCGCGGACGACGTCTTCTTCAAGGTGATTGAACGCGGCAGTTCGCGATTGCGAAGCTTGTCGAAGATGGCAAGTGTCCGCTTCGGCGTTAAGACGGGCGCTAATGAGTTCTTCTACGTGAAGGAGGACGGAGGACGGACGACGGACGACGGGCAAAGGGCGAAGGGCGAAGGGCGAAGCGCAAAGAGCAAGGGGCAAGGGGCGAAGGGCAAAGGGCAAGGTACGAAGGGCGAAGGGCAAGGGGCAAGGGGCGAAGGGCGAAGCGCAAAGGGCGAAGGGGCGTTGCTCGCGTTGGCGGAGGTGGCTTCGGTGCGGCGCGGCGTCACTACCGGCGCCAATGAGTTTTTTTATCTCAGTCGGGCTGACACGCCAACAGAGACGAGAGCTGGCGGCCGGCGCTCGCAGGCAAAGAGATCAACCAACGGGCTCACGGTTGTGCGCGACTCTGAGGGAAAGTTGCGAGAGATCGAATCAGAACTGCTCTCGCCGGTGGTCTTCTCTCTGAAGGAGGTTCGTGGAGTTCTGCTCGAGCGAGTGGCATCGCAAAGGATGCTATTCAACTGCCCCCTTGCTGCCGACAAGCTTTCCGGCACTCGAGCGCTCGAGTACATCAAAAGCGGCGAGCGCGCAGGCTATGACCAGAGGCCCACTTGCGCGTCACGCGATCCGTGGTATTCGGTGGCGCGCGATATGCAACCCGCCCCGCTGATCTTCCCTTCGAAGGTTGGCGAGCGCTGGGTCGTCGCCTTGAATCGCGCGGGTGTTTTTGAAGATAAGAAGCTGTACGGCATCTTCCCGAACGGCGGCGTATCGGAACTCGCGCTTGCGGCGCTACTCAACTCAACCTGGGCGCGCTACTACGCCGAGATCACTTGCCGGCAGATGACCGGCGCGCAAGCGATCGCCGACATCGACGTCGCAGTGGCCGAACAAATACTGCTGCCCGATCCGCGCAAGTTACCGGCGTCGATAAAGAAGAAACTTGAAGCGGCAATTTTGGAGTTGTCGCGCCGTCCGGTGTACTCGGTCTTCGAAGAAGTACAGCGTCCTGATCGCCGTCGGCTTGATATGTTGACGCTTGAAGCAATCGGCTTCTGCGGGAGATCAGAGCAAGGCGTTGTTGATGAGCTATATCAGGCTGTATCGAACCTTGTGAAAGGTCGCCTAGCGAAGTCGCGCGCCGGACAGCGGACGTGA